The Mycolicibacterium hassiacum DSM 44199 genome includes a window with the following:
- a CDS encoding mycofactocin-coupled SDR family oxidoreductase codes for MGRVQDKVVFITGAGIGQGRSHAVQLAKEGADIIAVDVCRQVSDKVQYPYATEADLEETRKLVENAGRRCLTFVADVRDGAALKEAAAQGVREFGRIDAVLANAGVCTFHKDGSLTITEDLYDLVVDTNLKGVWNTIQATAPHLIDAGGGSIVITSSVAGIRGQVPYAHYVASKHGVVGLMRAFANELAPYRIRVNTIHPTGVATAMGSDPSAYACAEPQPLFVQGAMNRLPDLDAPTDAPYAPVALLTPEEISKTVLFLLSDDARYITGVQLPVDAGNTNLP; via the coding sequence ATGGGCAGGGTTCAGGACAAGGTCGTCTTCATCACCGGCGCCGGCATCGGCCAGGGCCGTTCGCACGCCGTGCAGCTGGCCAAGGAGGGCGCCGACATCATCGCCGTCGACGTCTGCCGCCAGGTCAGCGACAAGGTGCAGTACCCCTACGCCACCGAGGCGGATCTCGAGGAGACCCGCAAACTCGTCGAGAACGCCGGGCGCCGCTGCCTGACCTTCGTCGCCGATGTGCGCGACGGTGCAGCGCTCAAAGAGGCTGCCGCACAGGGTGTTCGCGAGTTCGGCCGGATCGATGCGGTGTTGGCCAACGCCGGGGTGTGCACCTTCCACAAGGACGGTTCGCTGACCATCACCGAGGATCTCTACGACCTGGTCGTCGACACCAACCTCAAGGGCGTCTGGAACACCATCCAGGCCACGGCGCCGCACCTCATCGACGCCGGCGGCGGTTCGATCGTCATCACCAGCTCGGTGGCCGGCATCCGCGGCCAGGTGCCGTACGCGCACTACGTCGCGTCCAAACACGGCGTCGTGGGGCTGATGCGGGCGTTCGCCAACGAGCTTGCGCCGTACCGCATCCGGGTCAACACCATTCATCCGACCGGGGTGGCGACCGCGATGGGCAGCGATCCCAGCGCCTACGCCTGCGCGGAACCCCAGCCGTTGTTCGTGCAGGGCGCGATGAACCGGCTGCCGGACCTCGACGCGCCCACCGACGCGCCCTACGCGCCGGTGGCGCTGCTGACCCCCGAGGAGATCTCGAAGACGGTGCTGTTCCTGCTCTCCGACGACGCCCGCTACATCACCGGCGTCCAACTGCCCGTCGACGCCGGCAACACCAACCTGCCCTGA